The Coffea arabica cultivar ET-39 chromosome 1e, Coffea Arabica ET-39 HiFi, whole genome shotgun sequence genome has a window encoding:
- the LOC113727869 gene encoding NAC transcription factor 32-like yields the protein MLCSQPTEHQANRIRELVSMETQPISSFQFPPGVRFHPSDEELIVYYLHNKVNSRPLPAAVVGEIELYSYNPWDLPKKALFGEEEWYFFSPRDRKYPNGAQPNRTAASGYWRATGTDKPILSSSGARIGIKKSLVFYIGKPLNGVKTDWIMIEYRLPDTHKRPSRSKGSMRLDDWVLCRIRQKGTMSKNSWEVPQSPNTVMEDTPNLKELPPAYPANNASDICSTYFLSKDCHLLAKLLATQDLPPIETNTRATSHGGNKSQNCETVYEHGIIKENQVANSFFPSSLNQQGKPIEEIGYGSIPPSEKAMTNLHEFFLAGNMDCTSFYN from the exons ATGCTTTGCAGCCAGCCCACTGAACACCAGGCAAATAGAATCCGGGAACTTGTTTCAATGGAGACACAACCCATTTCTAGCTTCCAGTTTCCTCCTGGCGTCAGATTCCATCCTTCTGACGAAGAGCTCATCGTTTATTATCTCCACAACAAAGTGAATTCTCGTCCACTGCCAGCTGCTGTTGTAGGCGAAATCGAGCTTTACAGCTATAATCCTTGGGACTTGCCAA AGAAGGCGTTGTTTGGAGAGGAAGAATGGTACTTCTTCAGCCCAAGGGACCGGAAGTACCCAAATGGTGCACAGCCTAACAGGACGGCAGCTTCAGGATATTGGAGGGCTACTGGAACTGACAAGCCTATTCTCAGTTCATCTGGAGCAAGAATAGGAATCAAGAAATCTCTTGTCTTCTACATCGGAAAACCTCTGAACGGAGTCAAGACGGACTGGATCATGATCGAGTACCGACTTCCTGACACCCATAAAAGGCCATCAAGGTCTAAAGGGTCCATGAGG TTGGATGACTGGGTCCTATGCCGGATTAGGCAAAAAGGCACCATGTCAAAGAATTCATGGGAAGTTCCTCAAAGTCCGAACACGGTGATGGAGGACACCCCAAACCTGAAGGAACTCCCTCCAGCATACCCAGCAAATAACGCCTCAGATATCTGCTCCACCTATTTCCTATCAAAAGATTGTCACCTGTTGGCAAAACTGCTTGCTACTCAAGATTTGCCTCCCATTGAGACAAACACAAGAGCAACCTCTCACGGCGGCAACAAATCCCAGAACTGCGAGACAGTATATGAACATGGAATAATCAAGGAGAATCAAGTGGcaaattctttctttccaagTTCCTTGAACCAGCAGGGAAAACCTATTGAAGAGATTGGATATGGGAGCATCCCTCCATCCGAGAAAGCAATGACAAATCTGCACGAGTTTTTCCTAGCTGGTAATATGGATTGTACAAGCTTCTATAATTAA
- the LOC113708173 gene encoding syntaxin-71 yields the protein MSVIDIVFRLDDICKKYEKYDVEKQRSLKTSSEDAFARLFASFESQIEAALQKSEMAAMETSRAKVVAMNAEVRRVKARLMEEVPKLQKLAQKKVKGITKEELEIRYDLVLALPERIRAIPDGTSSAAKQTGGWGASASKRNIKFDSGYTDGHFGDDFFQQSEESSQFREEYEMRKLKQDQGLDVISEGLDTLKNLAQDMNEELDRQVPLIDEIDTKVDKATSELKNTNVKLKHKITEIRSSQNMCIDIILLCILLGIAAYLYK from the exons ATGAGCGTGATAGATATTGTGTTCAGACTCGACGACATATGCAAGAAATACGAGAAATACGACGTTGAAAAGCAGCGTTCCCTCAAGACCTCCTCTGAGGATGCCTTTGCTCGCCTCTTTGCTTCCTTCGAGTCCCAAATCGAAGCTGCTCTCCAG AAGTCGGAGATGGCTGCAATGGAGACAAGCAGGGCAAAGGTGGTGGCTATGAATGCTGAGGTTCGGCGCGTAAAGGCCAGATTAATGGAAGAGGTTCCTAAATTGCAGAAACTCGCCCAGAAGAAG GTCAAGGGGATCACAAAGGAAGAACTAGAGATTCGTTACGATCTGGTTCTAGCATTACCGGAGAGGATTCGTGCCATACCAGATGGAACTTCCAGTGCTGCAAAACAAACAGGAGGTTGGGGTGCTTCAGCGTCTAAAAGAAATATTAAATTTGACTCAGGTTATA CAGATGGGCACTTCGGTGATGATTTCTTTCAACAATCTGAAGAATCAAGCCAATTTAGGGAAGAGTATGAAATGCGCAAACTAAAACAG GATCAAGGTTTAGACGTTATCTCAGAAGGTCTGGATACACTGAAAAATCTGGCTCAAGATATGAATGAG gAGCTGGATAGGCAAGTTCccttaattgatgaaattgACACTAAG GTGGACAAAGCAACATCTGAGCTCAAAAACACAAACGTTAAACTCAAGCACAAAATAACTGAG ATTAGGTCCAGTCAAAACATGTGTATCGACATCATTCTTTTATGTATTCTTCTCGGAATCGCTGCCTACTTGTACAAGTGA
- the LOC113708197 gene encoding uncharacterized protein: MEVRNDVGDGNLSPEDHPHEQSSPALSKQVKSSPHPVDTNSVTQRLQKELMALMMSGGDLGVSAFPEGESIFTWIGTIEGGKGTMYEGLSYKLSLRFPLDYPFKPPQVKFETMCFHPNVDQYGNICLDILQDKWSSAYDCRTILLSIQSLLGEPNNESPLNSSAAALWKNQEDYRQMVRKYYYLSGEVSC; encoded by the exons ATGGAGGTCCGAAACGACGTCGGAGATGGTAACTTGTCGCCGGAAGATCACCCTCACGAACAATCGTCTCCGGCTCTGTCTAAGCAAGTCAAGTCTTCTCCTCACCCTGTCGACACCAATTCCGTTACCCAAAG gTTGCAGAAAGAGTTGATGGCCCTCATG ATGAGTGGAGGAGATCTTGGAGTGTCTGCTTTTCCGGAAGGGGAGAGCATTTTTACTTGGATTGGCACCATTGAGGGTGGTAAAGGAACTATGTATGAGGGTCTATCCTACAAGCTCTCTTTACGCTTTCCCCTCGATTACCCTTTCAAGCCTCCACAAGTAAAATTTGAGACAATGTGCTTCCATCCAAATGTTGACCAATATGGGAATATTTGTTTAGACATTTTACAG GACAAGTGGTCTTCGGCTTATGATTGCAGAACTATTCTTCTGTCAATCCAGAGTCTTTTAGGAG AACCCAATAATGAAAGCCCTCTCAACAGCTCTGCTGCTGCACTTTGGAAAAACCAGGAAG ATTACAGACAGATGGTACgcaaatattattatttaagCGGAGAAGTATCGTGTTAA
- the LOC113708206 gene encoding uncharacterized protein, producing MARGTSQSQAASGPTSRPGMVAPRGSAAATAVQRRRRLGGGSSNAGASGNVGGGSSSNMLRFYTDDAPGLKISPTVVLVMSLCFIGFVTALHVFGKLYRYRSAPGA from the coding sequence atggcaCGAGGCACCTCACAGTCTCAAGCCGCCTCCGGCCCCACCTCGCGTCCTGGTATGGTGGCGCCCCGTGGCTCTGCTGCAGCCACTGCTGTCCAGCGCCGCCGCAGACTCGGCGGTGGATCCTCTAACGCTGGTGCCTCCGGCAACGTTGGCGGTGGCTCCAGTAGTAACATGCTGAGATTCTACACTGATGACGCCCCTGGGCTAAAGATCTCGCCCACGGTCGTCCTTGTCATGAGCCTTTGCTTCATTGGCTTCGTCACCGCTCTCCACGTCTTCGGCAAGCTCTACCGCTACCGATCGGCTCCCGGAGCCTGA
- the LOC113708214 gene encoding MLO-like protein 6 translates to MAGGDGGRSLEQTPTWAVAVVCFVLVAISILIEHILHLIGKWLKSKHKRSLYEALEKIKSELMLLGFISLLLTVGQGPITKICISKEAGATWHPCNKRQEANLDKYSGKSHGEDGRRRLLSDDGARRILASGGADKCEAKGKVSFVSTDGIHQLHIFIFVLAVFHVLYCILTYALGRAKMSSWKAWEKETKTAEYQFSHDPERFRFARETSFGRRHLSFWSRTPFLLWIVCFFRQFVRSVPKVDYLTLRHGFIMAHLAPQSHANFNFQKYINRSLEEDFKVVVGISPPIWLSGVIFLLFNTHGWYSYLWLPFVPLVIILLVGTKLQVIITKMGLSIQERGEVVKGVPVVQLGDDLFWFNRPRLILYLINFVLFQNAFQLAFFAWTWYEFGLRSCFHEHLEDIIIRISMGVLIQILCSYVTLPLYALVTQMGSTMKPTIFNERVATALKNWHHTAKKHIKESKHSGLASPISSRAATPSHHLSPVHLLRRYKSELDSLQTSPRKSNFDIEQSEPESPSPSQFHQGSIDHVSSSQHQHNIELGFLDHDGTDVQAPNLSSQVAPLPEHEINTRHSNSGKSSEFSFIQRNASK, encoded by the exons ATGGCTGGAGGAGATGGAGGAAGATCCTTGGAGCAAACGCCGACGTGGGCTGTCGCCGTCGTgtgttttgttttggttgcgatttcaattttgattgaGCATATTCTCCATCTAATTGGCAAG TGGTTAAAGTCAAAGCATAAAAGATCCCTTTATGAAGCTCTGGAAAAGATCAAATCAG AGCTTATGTTGTTGGGATTCATTTCCTTGCTCCTTACGGTAGGACAAGGTCCAATAACCAAAATATGTATATCCAAAGAAGCTGGAGCTACATGGCATCCGTGCAATAAGAGGCAagaagcaaatttggacaagtaTTCTGGTAAAAGTCATGGAGAAGACGGACGGAGACGACTTCTATCAGATGACGGGGCTCGGCGTATTCTGGCTTCGGGAGGGGCCGATAAATGTGAAGCCAAG GGGAAAGTATCGTTTGTGTCAACAGATGGTATACATCAGCTGCATATTTTCATCTTCGTCTTGGCCGTTTTTCATGTCCTCTACTGTATCTTGACCTATGCCTTGGGGAGAGCCAAG ATGAGCAGCTGGAAGGCATGGGAGAAGGAAACAAAGACTGCTGAATACCAGTTCTCACACG ATCCTGAGAGATTCAGATTTGCCAGAGAAACCTCTTTTGGAAGAAGGCACTTGAGCTTCTGGAGCAGGACCCCCTTTCTACTTTGGATT GTCTGCTTCTTCAGGCAATTTGTCAGGTCGGTGCCCAAAGTTGATTACTTGACCCTAAGGCATGGATTTATCATG GCACATTTGGCGCCTCAAAGCCACGCAAATTTTAACTTCCAAAAGTACATCAATAGATCACTGGAAGAGGATTTCAAAGTGGTTGTTGGTATCAG CCCTCCGATCTGGTTATCCGGGGTGATCTTCCTCCTCTTCAATACTCATG GCTGGTATTCATATCTGTGGCTGCCATTTGTCCCACTGGTG ATAATCTTGTTGGTTGGGACCAAGCTACAAGTGATTATAACCAAAATGGGCCTAAGCATTCAAGAAAGAGGTGAAGTTGTGAAAGGCGTGCCAGTGGTTCAGCTTGGAGACGACCTCTTCTGGTTCAATCGTCCACGACTCATTCTTTACCTCATCAACTTCGTCCTCTTCCAG AATGCATTTCAATTGGCCTTCTTTGCCTGGACTTGG TATGAATTTGGGTTGAGATCTTGTTTCCACGAGCACTTGGAGGATATTATAATCAGAATATCGATGGG GGTTCTCATACAGATTCTTTGCAGCTATGTCACCCTTCCTCTATATGCCCTTGTAACGCAG ATGGGTTCCACAATGAAACCAACAATATTCAACGAAAGAGTGGCCACAGCCTTGAAAAACTGGCATCACACAGCAAAGAAACACATCAAAGAAAGCAAGCATTCAGGGCTTGCATCCCCAATCTCAAGCAGAGCAGCCACACCATCCCACCACCTATCCCCTGTCCATCTCCTCCGCCGCTACAAGAGCGAACTCGACAGCCTCCAAACATCTCCAAGAAAATCAAACTTCGACATTGAACAATCGGAGCCCGAGTCACCTTCTCCCAGCCAATTCCACCAGGGAAGTATTGATCATGTTTCTTCTTCCCAACACCAGCACAATATTGAACTTGGATTCTTGGACCACGACGGTACTGATGTTCAAGCGCCTAACTTGTCATCACAAGTGGCTCCTCTGCCTGAACACGAAATCAATACTCGTCATTCAAATAGTGGAAAATCAAGCGAATTTTCATTTATTCAAAGGAATGCTAGTAAATAG